Within Aspergillus oryzae RIB40 DNA, chromosome 2, the genomic segment GGACTGGGGACGTCTGCGAAGAGGGCGGGGCCAGGTTAGATATGTCTGGAATCCATTAAATGAGTGACAGTGAAGGGGATCCAATCCCCTCCGGGAACGACCTCGGGAGGGGGGGCTGTACGCTCTGCAGCGCCATTGACAGGCATTATGTACAGCCTGATTAAACTGACAATGCCTTGGAAGCGATGTTTGGGGGCGATTACAAGACTGGTTCCGATCTTACTGCCCTTTACGAGTAAAATCGCCGCGCAACCCCGCTCCAGCGGTTGTCGAGTGGGCCATTTCACTGCAACATTGCTATTTTAAAATGCATGGAGTAAGCACTAAAGGACGAGCGGGTGGGTATCTCATCATAAGCGAGATATTTGTCAGGCTGACTCTCATCGGGCGGGGTTGCAGATGCGCTACCTTAGGGCTAATTGTCGCCATTTCCTTATTTCCGGTGAGGATCAGCGGCCCGGTCCTAATCTAATCCATCCTGCGTTTGCTATCACTCGCTTGGCGCGCTCATTTTTTTCACCACTGAGGTTAAAATGGCGGTGCTCTAGATCTACTCCATAAAGGAAAGCCGTATTTCTTCAAGCAGCGACCCACCAGACGACCGGGGGTGGAAATTACCACCCTAACCAACTCATGCTCCGTAGGCGCCAAATGGTCAGACCACTCGCTGTCATTGCTCCAAGTAAATTAAATGTATACGCTTGATTGGTGGGAAATGAGTTCCCTGCTGTATAGCTCGATTACTCTCGAGACATGCAGAGAGACTGCATCTATGATTActataatattagactaCTAGACTAGGCCAACACCCGTCTGGCCTCCCCCTCCGCCGGCCTCCCGCCTCTGATTTGCAACCTTCTTGGCATTAAGCCACTCCATCCCAGCGGTAAAAAGCACAGACGCACAAATACAGGCTAGTGCAAAAATCATGACATGCGAGACGGACGTGCACCAGATGCTGCGAAGCTCAATTAAAGCGTCGGCAGTGGGGGCGAGTACCTCGAGATTTGACGCGCCCCAAGACATCACTCGCTCGGGGGAAAGTTCGGGAATCTGTCGGGGTACCTCGCGGAGAATGTTGTTCAGGGAAATTGTTTGAGAGATGGCTATTGATAGGGCCCTAGTCCGAGTTATGAGCGACTCTACGAGCATGATCAGACCGGAAGATCCACTTACCCTCCTAGTTGCCATACAAACACAGCGATAGCTGAACAACGTGGTTAGCGTTAGCCGTAGATGGTCAATAGTAACGACAGCAAAATACGTACCATTTCCGGTCGGGACGTCGTCCTCGCTGCGAGAGTGGTAAGCCTATGTTGTTATTAGGTGCTTATGTACTTACTGTAGTACCACGTTCACAGCCGTGTAAGGCAGCTGCATTGCTAGTCCCATCCCCAGTCCATGAACAACCAAAGCGGCCGCCCAATATACAGTGGACGACTCAACCTTGAGCCTGGTGAGCAACACAGTTCCAGCAATGCAGATCAGCTCGCCGACGATCATGTACGGAACCTATACACATCTTGTGTAAGCTGGAAGTTCCCCCGGGGCTGGAGCCAAGTCATTCACATACATAATACCCCCATTGAGTGACAAGGGCAGAGGTCACAATTACGGCGAGCATCTGAGGTATAAACACCGCGATGAGGTCTACTCCACTGTGGACAGCATCCGCACCCTGCACGGCTTGGAAGTAATACGGCATGTAGTACGTGACCTGAACGAAGGTTAGCGGCGCTCGCGATAGTTTACATAGAGCTCACAGCGTAGGTGGCCGAGCCTAGGCAAAAGAGCACCCCTCCGCTCGTCCATATCGACCGCTGACGGAGGACACGTAGTGGAATTAACGCCCGTTCTTTCCGCCAAACTTGAATTCCGACGAAAAGTATTGACAGTAGGCCAAACCCGACAAAGAGCCCTATGATGGTGGCAGAGTGCCAAGGCTTCGTCTGTCCTCCCCATTGAAGTGCCAAAAGGAGACAGCAGACCGCGCCGATGAAGACTACGCAGCCGATAGGATCCATATGTTGCAACTTCACCTTTAGTGGCAGAGATCGGTTGTCATTCGCGGCATTACGAATTCGGAGGACGAATAAAAGCAAAATCAGTGTCACACCGCCGATGGGAACATTACTGGTGGAAGTCAGTGTAACCCTCAGGGCGTCGTCTGTAGCGTAAGAGGTAGAGATAGATATGCCTACATCCAGAAACACCAACGCCAGATACCGTGGGTGGTAAAGGCGCCACCCAATACAGGGCCAACACAGACGGAAATTACAAAGACGCTGATCACGATGCCCTGATAGAGCGGTCGCTTCTCCAAGACAACCGTTATCGCGATAATGCTCAGGGCACCTTGGAGGATACCAGCTGCCCCAGTGCCAGCAATAGCGCGACCGACGATGAACATGGCCGAGTTTGTGGCCGCAGCGCACAGGATTGAGCCCACTAGATCGCAACAACCTTAAGTGAGCATTGACCCCCTGATCGGCAATGCTTGACAAACCTTCAAACACCACAAGGCAAATTTGGAAGACGAGCTCCACTTTGAAGAACTTGTACATGCTTCCCATGAGTGGCTGAAAGGCCGTAATAGTGAGTAAATATGCACTGCCATACCAGGCAGCATCGTCCAGGGCGTGGAAATGAGACGAGATGGACGGGATAACCACTCCGATGATGCTCGTATCCAAGGAGACGACAAACACCCCAAGAAAGAGCGAGAAAATGACAGCGGCAAGCTGCCAGCCGGAGAGATAGCTATCTGGCGACTTTGCCGACACAGACGATGTTTCCACAACAGCTGATTTCTCTGCGTCCATCATAGGAGGTGTTGTCTGTGGCCAGCGATCAAGGTAGGGGAAAATGGAATCGCAATGATGGCGACAACGACCGCATTTTGTTTGATCTGGAGCAAGGCGCCGATCCCAGCTATGATGCCTACAAAGGTTGCATGGGGAATTTACCCCCCTTGGCGGCGTTAGTAGTATTCCAGGTTCGAGTTTCCTGCCTTCGAACCCCTGCTCTATGCTATACCTATGTAGGTAACCCCGAAGACACAGAAGAGATGGTGGAATTTGAGTTATATGAATAGCCCCCACCTGCTCTGCTTACAGTGAGCAATGCCCATTTCACGGACATTACAATACTAGTGGAATGTCCAGTGATCGTTGCCAAGTTATCCTGCACGCACTAGTGTTCGTGGACTGGATCCATTCGCGGAACAGGACTGATCCACTTCTGATTAGCGTGTAGCCGGGCTGAAAATCATGGCAATGACGGGACACTGGCTTTATCTAATGCGAGACAAGGCGCATTCGTTAGAAAGTCTCCGCGCTAATTATGGCCTGAGGTCAGCAATAGTGTCGCACCAGCCAACCATGCGAAGACAGAGTCTTGCTGGCCCCCATTCTCCGACGGGCTCACTGATACACTTCTTGCAGTATTTGTTATTCAGGCACATGTCACTGGTAAATACTCAAGACTAAGCGTGTTATATCCCGTAAGAGATTAGTGTGCTATTCCCCGCCCCCTACGGTTGCATGTGGACGCTACTATCCTATATCGCTAGCAAATGAGGCGGTGCCGAACGGAAATCTCATCACTCTTTCCGACCCCTGACGTCTGCGACTTCTGACATGCTCCAGCTGTCATGGATGTCGGCATGCCTTTAGTGCTTACTTGACCTTTCCCATGTAGTCTCCGAAGCTAATCAATTGGGGGCCGCTGTAACCCCTCTTCTTTACAATGAATACTATGACTACGTAGGATATGTGGCTAGCATGAGCCTTACGTACAAGGGTGCAAGGGTATAAACAAGACCGACTCCCTCGTGGGATCTCACGTCCGTAGGACAAGGGCACACAAGGAGTCAGAACATTAACTTGTGAAAATGCTTCAGGATTTAATAGCCACTCTCGCTTCCGGGGCCCAGATGTACTGGGCCTCCAGCGGTGTCTGGATGCGCGTGGTACTGACAGTGTCGGCGATCTGGATTTTCTGGCGGATATGGAGGTTTACAATCCTACCACTTTTCCGGCCTAACGAACCAGTTGAGCTACCATACTGGATCCCCTGTAAGGCCCCCTATGCTAAAATGGTTGAAGAACTATCGCTAACAAGCAGCAGACTTTGGTAAATCATTCAATGAATTGCTTTATCGGTTACAGTTTGCTGACATGCATGATGATCAGGACATGCGGGTGCGTTCTTCAAGGACTCGCACCAACTCATCAGAACGGCCCTGTGCGTATACTAGTCCCAAGGTTTAGATTATCCATTTGATGCGGGAAACTAACTACTACCATAGAAAACGCTTCGGGACACTGGAACCGTTCAGCATGATCATCGCCGGAGATCGATACTACGTCATCACCTCGCCGGAAGACACTCGCCCGTTCTTCGCCGACGTGAAAGCTATGACTACGGACGGATTCCTCGACCGAGCACTACTAGCGTTTGGCTGTGCTCCTGAGCGCCTGCACACGCTGTGGCAGCGAAACACGCCCACCAAAGTCAACCCGAAGGGCAAGAATCTCATCCATTTGACACAAGACTTGTTCAAGCACGACCTAGTTCCTGGACCGACACTTAATGTGCTATTGGAGAGATACCAAGGGGCTCTCGATGAACTACTATCTTGGGACCGCCTAGTGGGCGCCTATCCATCGCTAGTTAGCACGCAGACAGAGGCCATCTCGCTCTACGACATCTGCGCAGACTTTATTGCCAACGCCAACCAGATCGTCCTGTTTGACCGGGCGCTTCTGGCCATCGATCCAGACATGGCAGTCGAGATGCGGACCTTCACAGATGAGCTTTGGAAGCTCGTGCACCGGTCACGATTAGTTGACACCACGGAAGTCACTCGAATCCTGCGCCAGTATAGCTCCGCATTCAAGTCCTACCTGCAGCTGCCACCCGAGGCGCGCCCGAACGAAACGCCTGTGATCCGTACTTTGCTAGAGACATATGCCGAGCTAGGAATCCATGAGGACGACCGTGCCGCCATGCTGGTCATGATTTGCTGGGCGTAAGTACTCCGATCGCCCTCATCAAACAATAAATAGATCTAACTGGAGCAACAGCGGCGATGCCAATGCCTACAAAGCTGCGTACTGGGTCCTTGCATATATTCTGTACGACCCCCAGCTGCGGGAAATAATACGTCAGGAAACAGCACCCGCGGTCGGGCCAGACGGCAAGCTGGACTGGCCTTATCTCGCTAAGCGATGCCCACGACTCTCGTCGATCTATCACGAGGTCCTGCGGTTGACCAAGCGCGATGTCATTGTTCGACAGGTCGTCCGTGACACTGCCCTCGCGGGTAAGCGGTTACGGAAAGACAGCATTGCGGTGATACCGACCTGTCAGCTACATGATAACCCCGACACATACGGGGCAGATGCCGCGTCCTTCAATCCCGATCGCTTTCTGAAACAGCCCGGCCTGGCGCAAACCACATTTTTCCCGTATGGTGGGGGACGCCACTACTGCCCGGGTCGCTACtttgtggagatggagatttaTGGTTTGGTGGCACTGATGCTAAATCGATATGAGATGGACCTGGCCTGGGCAGCACCCTTCCCGCGGCGCGACGAAAGCCTGGTCACGTTGGGCATTTCACGGCCGGTTCCGggagatgatcttcatgTTACATTAAATTGGAAGGAGGGGAACAAAAATTAGACATGAGTAATGATAAATGaaattgtacatacattagTTGAATTGAATTTGCGGTATAATTAATTGTGTACTGGGGCGTGGCGGTCGATTCGTGTTCTAGGGCCGGCCCGCATCCCATGACGCCCTGAGCCCCAACTGGACCGTGTCTTGTCTGCCTTGGCCCTTGAGGGGTTTGGCGTTTGCTTGGTTATTTTTAGCGCGCATTGACTCTTCCTTGGTGTTTGAGAGAGGAACAAAAAGCTCTGCCGCTGCTTGTAATATTTCCTGTGCTCTGACTCGTCGAACAAGGCGCCGATCGTTGCTGGATGCTCTCAACTTCTCCCACTCCGCCTCCGACTAAGCAGGGATTAAGATATTAGGGCTGCATTAGTGCTGACAGCCTCCATTGTTTCACCTCCAATTCTCGTTCCactggtgttgttgaattgCTAACTCCTGACTTCCGTGCCTGTCAATCTCCTGGTCGTCGTCTTGGcgcatttttctttttggttgcTTCTCTCTCCagcctttcttccttcctttctgtctttcttctctacctCCCCCGCCACCACAATTGTCCGGCCATGTTGCTAATCATCGCAGTGGCCCTCCTGGGCTGGACCCTGTACAGCGTCTTCTGCCTGGTCGGGAACATCCGCCGTATCCAGAAAATCGGCATTCCTTACCACGTCATTCCCTGCAGCCCCGTCAATCCGCTCTGGATTCTGCTCGAgcctctcatcttcttcattcttggtctcctccCGTTTGAATTCGGTCGCATCAAACACTATGGTCGCCGTA encodes:
- a CDS encoding MDR family MFS transporter (permeases of the major facilitator superfamily); translated protein: MDAEKSAVVETSSVSAKSPDSYLSGWQLAAVIFSLFLGVFVVSLDTSIIGVVIPSISSHFHALDDAAWYGSAYLLTITAFQPLMGSMYKFFKVELVFQICLVVFEVGSILCAAATNSAMFIVGRAIAGTGAAGILQGALSIIAITVVLEKRPLYQGIVISVFVISVCVGPVLGGAFTTHGIWRWCFWINVPIGGVTLILLLFVLRIRNAANDNRSLPLKVKLQHMDPIGCVVFIGAVCCLLLALQWGGQTKPWHSATIIGLFVGFGLLSILFVGIQVWRKERALIPLRVLRQRSIWTSGGVLFCLGSATYAVTYYMPYYFQAVQGADAVHSGVDLIAVFIPQMLAVIVTSALVTQWGYYVPYMIVGELICIAGTVLLTRLKVESSTVYWAAALVVHGLGMGLAMQLPYTAVNVVLHEDDVPTGNAIAVFVWQLGGALSIAISQTISLNNILREVPRQIPELSPERVMSWGASNLEVLAPTADALIELRSIWCTSVSHVMIFALACICASVLFTAGMEWLNAKKVANQRREAGGGGGQTGVGLV
- a CDS encoding cytochrome P450 (predicted protein), producing the protein MLQDLIATLASGAQMYWASSGVWMRVVLTVSAIWIFWRIWRFTILPLFRPNEPVELPYWIPCKAPYAKMVEELSLTSSRLCLLTCMMIRTCGKRFGTLEPFSMIIAGDRYYVITSPEDTRPFFADVKAMTTDGFLDRALLAFGCAPERLHTLWQRNTPTKVNPKGKNLIHLTQDLFKHDLVPGPTLNVLLERYQGALDELLSWDRLVGAYPSLVSTQTEAISLYDICADFIANANQIVLFDRALLAIDPDMAVEMRTFTDELWKLVHRSRLVDTTEVTRILRQYSSAFKSYLQLPPEARPNETPVIRTLLETYAELGIHEDDRAAMLVMICWAGDANAYKAAYWVLAYILYDPQLREIIRQETAPAVGPDGKLDWPYLAKRCPRLSSIYHEVLRLTKRDVIVRQVVRDTALAGKRLRKDSIAVIPTCQLHDNPDTYGADAASFNPDRFLKQPGLAQTTFFPYGGGRHYCPGRYFVEMEIYGLVALMLNRYEMDLAWAAPFPRRDESLVTLGISRPVPGDDLHVTLNWKEGNKN